The following proteins are co-located in the Desulfoscipio sp. XC116 genome:
- a CDS encoding MaoC/PaaZ C-terminal domain-containing protein — protein MFEKYFDELNIGERWNSRGRTITEADLVLFSAFSGDWYPLHTDKEWAAQTSFGQRIAHGMLVLSVAMGLLDMVPGPIVAFYGIERVRFISPTYIGDTLYAEVEVTGKEGKDAERGVAGFKIKVKSKTNEIKAVMDIKILMKKNQND, from the coding sequence ATGTTTGAAAAATATTTTGATGAGTTAAATATTGGTGAGCGTTGGAATTCCAGAGGACGAACTATTACCGAGGCCGACCTTGTCTTGTTCTCCGCTTTCAGCGGTGATTGGTATCCCTTGCATACCGATAAGGAGTGGGCGGCGCAGACTTCCTTTGGACAGCGCATTGCTCATGGAATGCTGGTTCTTTCTGTTGCCATGGGGCTGCTTGATATGGTTCCCGGCCCGATAGTAGCATTTTATGGCATAGAGCGGGTACGCTTTATTAGCCCTACTTATATTGGGGATACTCTTTACGCTGAGGTGGAAGTAACCGGTAAGGAAGGGAAAGATGCTGAACGGGGTGTGGCCGGTTTCAAAATTAAGGTTAAAAGCAAAACGAATGAAATTAAGGCAGTTATGGACATAAAAATTTTAATGAAAAAAAACCAAAATGATTGA
- a CDS encoding pyruvate carboxyltransferase: protein MFQLKYPNKVRIGEITVRDGFQHEDFTIPTRAKLWVLEELILAGFKEIEVSNLGNPRVMPQFADADELFKMLYNSRRVKEKLPEVELTAITIREKAVDRAIELKQKGYGPTRIVQMVSTSASHMYRNSGLDHKGYWKMTEESIKKAHDAGIKVNGTVSTIWGCPIEGPTELKKAVEFTKRYLDLGADDIEHADHDGSAPPNKVYEYFSMILDAMPDPNLHVAHFHVTRGWGLANVLAALQAGITRFESTMGGTGGQPANFVDGAPVAGTGAYYYQDPNIVGLVSTEDMVVMMDEMGIETGVDVDRVLGIGRMMEKILNRRLRSECIKTGRIPKEVTGF, encoded by the coding sequence ATGTTTCAATTAAAATATCCCAATAAAGTTAGAATTGGCGAAATTACCGTCAGGGACGGTTTCCAACATGAGGATTTTACTATTCCCACCCGGGCTAAGTTGTGGGTTTTAGAGGAGCTGATTCTGGCCGGCTTTAAAGAAATCGAGGTTAGCAATTTGGGTAATCCCAGAGTGATGCCCCAGTTTGCAGATGCTGATGAACTCTTTAAAATGCTGTATAACTCCAGAAGGGTTAAGGAGAAACTGCCGGAAGTAGAACTTACAGCCATAACCATTAGGGAAAAGGCTGTGGACCGCGCCATTGAGTTAAAGCAAAAAGGCTATGGCCCAACTCGTATTGTGCAAATGGTGTCAACTTCGGCCTCACACATGTATAGAAACTCAGGGCTGGATCACAAGGGCTACTGGAAGATGACCGAAGAATCTATCAAGAAGGCTCATGATGCGGGAATTAAGGTAAATGGCACCGTTAGTACCATCTGGGGCTGCCCTATTGAAGGGCCGACAGAATTGAAAAAAGCCGTGGAATTCACTAAAAGGTACCTGGATTTGGGCGCTGACGATATAGAACATGCCGATCACGACGGCTCTGCGCCGCCTAATAAAGTATATGAATATTTCTCAATGATTCTTGACGCTATGCCCGACCCCAACTTACACGTGGCTCACTTTCATGTAACCAGGGGTTGGGGGCTGGCCAATGTGCTGGCTGCGCTTCAAGCCGGAATTACCCGTTTTGAAAGTACGATGGGCGGCACCGGCGGCCAGCCGGCTAACTTTGTTGACGGGGCTCCTGTTGCCGGAACCGGTGCTTATTACTACCAGGACCCCAATATTGTCGGGTTGGTGTCTACCGAGGACATGGTGGTAATGATGGATGAAATGGGTATTGAAACAGGGGTTGACGTTGACAGGGTATTAGGAATAGGCCGGATGATGGAAAAGATTCTTAACCGCAGGCTGCGCAGTGAGTGTATTAAGACTGGCCGTATTCCCAAGGAGGTCACCGGATTTTAG
- a CDS encoding acyl-CoA carboxylase subunit beta yields MEEINNKTTSEELKEKESEIKKGGAKKYHESNAKKGKLFARERIELLLDPGSIIVEDGLYANNLADGLPADGVITAVGKIHGGTVCLMANDSTIKAGSWGWRTVEKIIRIQETAINMKVPMLYLVDSAGARITDQIEMFPGRRGAGKIFYNEVKMSGMIPQICLLFGPSAAGGAYIPAFCDVVFMVDGNASMYLGSPRMAEMVIFEKVTLEEMGGARMHCTVSGCGDLLVTTEQEAIAACRRYLTYMPQNYKEKTPLAEARLPIEGRGIEEIVPAEENTPFDMYEVINQIIDRDSWFEIKKLFARELITGLARIDGRVVGILANQSMEKGGVLFVDSADKAAKFMNLCDAFNIPLLFLMDVPGFMIGSAVERQGIIRHGAKMISAMSQATVPKVSVVVRKAYGAGLYAMCGPAFEPDCSMALPTAMIAVMGPQAAVNAVYENKIMALPPEERPAFIQQKRDQYAKDVDICRLASELVVDHIVSGAGLRDELIRRFALYESKDKQFGERKHPVYPV; encoded by the coding sequence TTGGAGGAGATCAATAACAAAACCACGAGCGAGGAGCTTAAAGAAAAAGAATCGGAAATTAAAAAGGGCGGAGCAAAAAAATACCACGAAAGCAACGCTAAAAAGGGCAAGCTCTTTGCCAGAGAAAGAATCGAATTGCTGCTGGATCCCGGGTCAATTATAGTGGAGGACGGCTTATACGCCAACAACCTGGCGGACGGGCTGCCGGCGGACGGCGTTATTACCGCGGTGGGTAAAATACACGGCGGAACAGTGTGTTTAATGGCCAATGACTCTACAATCAAGGCGGGCTCCTGGGGCTGGCGTACAGTTGAAAAAATTATTCGGATACAGGAAACGGCTATCAATATGAAAGTGCCGATGCTATACCTGGTAGACTCAGCCGGGGCCAGGATCACCGACCAAATAGAGATGTTTCCCGGACGCCGCGGGGCCGGCAAAATCTTTTATAACGAAGTAAAAATGTCCGGCATGATTCCGCAGATATGCTTGCTTTTTGGCCCGTCAGCGGCCGGTGGCGCCTACATTCCCGCCTTTTGTGATGTTGTATTTATGGTGGACGGCAACGCCAGCATGTATCTCGGATCACCTAGAATGGCGGAAATGGTGATCTTCGAAAAAGTTACTCTGGAAGAAATGGGCGGGGCCAGGATGCACTGTACTGTCAGCGGGTGTGGTGACCTGTTGGTGACAACAGAACAAGAAGCCATAGCAGCCTGCCGTCGTTACCTCACTTACATGCCCCAAAACTACAAAGAAAAGACACCTTTGGCGGAGGCACGACTCCCGATTGAGGGGCGTGGTATAGAAGAAATTGTGCCTGCTGAAGAAAACACCCCCTTTGACATGTACGAAGTAATCAACCAGATAATCGACAGGGACAGCTGGTTTGAAATAAAAAAACTATTTGCTCGCGAATTGATCACGGGGCTGGCCCGTATTGACGGGCGGGTGGTTGGCATACTGGCTAACCAATCTATGGAAAAGGGCGGGGTACTATTTGTGGATTCGGCGGATAAAGCCGCCAAGTTTATGAACCTGTGTGATGCTTTTAATATACCCCTGCTGTTCCTGATGGATGTGCCGGGCTTTATGATCGGCTCGGCGGTTGAACGTCAGGGTATCATCCGCCACGGGGCGAAAATGATCTCAGCCATGTCCCAGGCTACAGTTCCCAAAGTATCAGTAGTAGTACGCAAGGCTTACGGAGCAGGGCTTTATGCCATGTGCGGCCCGGCCTTTGAACCCGATTGCTCTATGGCCCTGCCCACGGCCATGATCGCGGTGATGGGGCCCCAGGCAGCTGTAAACGCAGTGTATGAAAATAAAATTATGGCCTTGCCGCCGGAGGAAAGGCCGGCATTTATACAGCAGAAGCGCGATCAATATGCCAAAGACGTAGACATCTGCCGTCTTGCATCAGAACTGGTAGTAGATCATATTGTGAGCGGAGCAGGATTGCGTGATGAATTAATTCGCAGATTTGCTCTTTATGAGTCTAAAGATAAACAGTTTGGTGAGCGTAAACACCCCGTGTATCCCGTTTAA
- a CDS encoding enoyl-CoA hydratase-related protein → MEFENIKLARDGHIAVMAFNRPRAMNAISTQTAREILAALEELEQDDKVFAAVLTAEGDRAFCVGADLKERKTMTREEMKKQRALLVKTFTALAEFSKPIIAAVNGFALGGGCEFALCCDFIIASEQATFGLPEVGLAIIPGGGGTQLMPRIIGRNKAKELIFTGRHISAKDAYEIGMVNHIAPADKLMGKTMEIMREITGNGPVALRQAKRSINLGFELELHTALALEAECYKVCLTTEDRDEGLLAFNEKRKPVYKGR, encoded by the coding sequence ATGGAATTTGAAAATATTAAGCTGGCCAGAGACGGGCATATTGCTGTAATGGCGTTTAACCGCCCCCGGGCCATGAATGCCATCAGCACCCAAACAGCTCGGGAGATCTTGGCTGCATTAGAAGAGCTGGAACAGGACGACAAAGTTTTTGCCGCTGTTCTTACAGCTGAGGGAGATAGGGCTTTCTGTGTGGGAGCCGATTTAAAGGAACGAAAGACTATGACGCGTGAGGAAATGAAAAAGCAGAGGGCTTTATTGGTTAAGACTTTTACAGCTCTAGCTGAGTTTTCCAAACCCATCATAGCTGCCGTTAACGGGTTTGCCTTGGGCGGGGGCTGTGAATTTGCCCTCTGTTGTGATTTTATCATTGCCTCGGAACAGGCCACTTTCGGGCTGCCGGAAGTGGGCTTGGCAATCATACCGGGTGGCGGCGGCACCCAACTGATGCCACGGATAATTGGACGCAACAAAGCCAAAGAATTAATCTTTACCGGCCGGCACATTAGTGCCAAGGATGCTTATGAGATAGGCATGGTCAATCATATTGCCCCAGCTGATAAGCTGATGGGAAAAACAATGGAAATTATGCGGGAAATCACCGGGAACGGGCCGGTGGCGTTACGGCAGGCCAAACGGTCAATTAACCTGGGCTTTGAGCTGGAACTGCATACAGCGCTGGCGCTAGAGGCAGAGTGTTATAAGGTTTGCCTAACCACTGAGGATCGCGACGAGGGCCTGCTGGCATTCAATGAAAAGCGTAAGCCGGTGTACAAAGGCAGGTAA
- a CDS encoding biotin/lipoyl-containing protein: MNITSPMVGRLISIDVKVGDKIKENDAVATIEAMKMQVKVFAPADGEVVSVISTIDTVVNPDTVIAVLK, translated from the coding sequence ATGAACATTACTTCTCCGATGGTTGGAAGACTAATATCAATTGATGTAAAAGTGGGTGATAAGATCAAGGAAAATGACGCGGTAGCAACTATTGAAGCCATGAAAATGCAAGTTAAGGTTTTTGCTCCCGCTGACGGCGAAGTTGTGTCTGTAATTTCCACTATAGACACTGTGGTTAATCCTGACACTGTTATTGCAGTTTTGAAATAA
- a CDS encoding sigma 54-interacting transcriptional regulator, which translates to MKQDLEITFKAMINSIGDGIYMTDCKGYCMAYNEAFLRITGITNEIMGQHVSKLLIANLISDSVTIETIRSGRRVSKVIIYPSGCEALVTGNPVFDEHGNLVNVVCVVRDLSELNALKDELKLTKKLNRQYQEILKNFSPIFNAAREKIIMRDPKMRSILDMIPRIAASDATVLIYGESGVGKGLIASLLHEHSSRAGSGQFIKVDCAAIPSSLLESELFGYDRGAFTGARREGKPGLLEMANNGTVFLDEIGELPLFMQVKLLNVLQDRKIQHVGGTHPVSVDIRIVSATNRDLEKMVDEGTFRQDLFYRLNVVPVVIPPLRERKEDILVLALSFLDKFCQKYQRSLSLSPEAMDCLYDFSWPGNVRELENTIERLVVLSSNGLIEKKDLPEKIRQAFPVVLVNDPFRPVDSGVLPLKAAVAITERQLIMRALLHNDRLGPAAKSLGIDISTLLRKCKKLDIKRTKT; encoded by the coding sequence ATGAAACAGGATCTTGAAATTACTTTTAAAGCCATGATAAATTCTATCGGCGATGGGATTTATATGACTGACTGTAAAGGCTACTGCATGGCTTATAACGAAGCTTTTCTACGCATTACAGGGATTACCAACGAGATAATGGGTCAGCATGTCAGTAAATTGTTGATAGCTAACTTAATTTCAGATTCCGTGACCATTGAAACAATTCGTTCTGGGCGGCGTGTGTCTAAAGTGATCATTTATCCCAGCGGGTGTGAGGCCCTAGTGACCGGTAATCCAGTGTTTGATGAACATGGCAACTTGGTAAACGTGGTGTGTGTGGTGCGAGACTTAAGCGAGCTTAATGCCTTGAAGGATGAGTTGAAACTTACTAAGAAGTTAAACAGACAATATCAGGAGATATTGAAGAATTTTAGTCCTATTTTTAACGCAGCCCGGGAAAAAATAATTATGCGCGATCCTAAAATGCGGAGCATTCTTGATATGATACCCCGGATTGCTGCTTCAGATGCTACCGTTCTGATTTATGGTGAGTCTGGGGTGGGTAAAGGGTTAATTGCATCCCTGCTTCACGAACATAGTAGTAGGGCTGGAAGTGGTCAATTTATCAAAGTTGATTGTGCAGCTATTCCGTCATCTTTGTTGGAGTCGGAGTTATTCGGTTACGATCGGGGGGCTTTCACCGGTGCCAGACGGGAAGGCAAGCCAGGGTTATTGGAGATGGCGAATAATGGTACTGTTTTTCTGGACGAGATCGGAGAGTTGCCTCTGTTTATGCAGGTAAAATTGCTTAATGTTCTGCAAGATAGAAAAATCCAGCATGTTGGGGGTACACACCCGGTATCGGTGGATATCAGAATTGTTTCAGCCACTAACCGTGATTTAGAAAAAATGGTTGACGAGGGGACTTTTCGGCAGGATCTTTTCTACCGGCTAAACGTTGTTCCGGTTGTGATTCCGCCCTTGCGAGAGAGAAAAGAGGATATTTTAGTTTTGGCATTATCCTTTTTAGATAAGTTCTGTCAAAAGTATCAACGCAGTCTAAGTTTGTCCCCCGAAGCAATGGATTGTTTATATGATTTTTCCTGGCCGGGAAATGTGCGTGAGTTAGAGAACACCATAGAAAGATTAGTGGTGCTTAGTTCCAACGGTTTAATCGAAAAGAAGGATTTGCCGGAAAAAATCCGTCAAGCCTTTCCAGTAGTGCTTGTGAATGATCCCTTTCGGCCTGTCGATTCGGGGGTGCTTCCTCTAAAAGCAGCTGTAGCCATCACGGAGCGACAGTTGATTATGAGGGCCCTACTGCATAATGACAGACTGGGTCCTGCTGCGAAGTCTTTGGGTATTGACATCTCAACTCTTCTGCGAAAGTGTAAAAAACTCGACATTAAACGCACTAAAACGTAG
- a CDS encoding MFS transporter, with protein MENKGRLRWFILAWLFILTLVSYMDRVNLSMAVPLIMEDFHLNAAQIGVVISGLTIGYTIVNFPGGFLADRFSPKTILIVSLTCWSLFTITTGMVGGLTAMIVVRILFGASEGPLAPSNTKIVSNWMLPRERGMASGIWLSAMTLGVVVGAPLAGLIIENMGWRSVFYIFGAASLVLVAFTAYLITSKPEEHRWISKTELDLIKSHSNSPKSAKEPFSAIMKEILTNPTTWLLAFIYFGLTALYWANMGWLPTYFVKARGSSILASGLYSAIPNISASLGAILVGIISDRLLKGWRTPLLIVTSLITLPATVIAVNTSSIQLSLLAFSIAGFCDFAAIALMWAIPMELVRKERVAASSGFMLAWGSFAGVLSPIIMGVVLDKTSSFNSAYYMFASAALMSAILAIPLYLKEKSVRNASSRVSGVLTQ; from the coding sequence ATGGAAAACAAAGGAAGGTTGCGTTGGTTTATCCTTGCCTGGCTGTTTATATTAACTTTAGTATCATATATGGATCGGGTTAACCTGTCAATGGCGGTTCCGCTTATAATGGAGGATTTTCATCTTAATGCCGCTCAAATCGGTGTTGTAATTAGCGGCCTTACTATTGGTTATACGATTGTAAACTTTCCCGGTGGCTTCCTGGCGGACCGCTTTTCCCCGAAGACTATTTTAATAGTTTCCCTCACCTGCTGGTCTTTGTTTACAATCACCACAGGAATGGTTGGAGGGTTAACTGCCATGATAGTAGTGCGAATCTTGTTTGGGGCTTCGGAGGGACCGCTTGCTCCGTCGAACACAAAGATAGTCTCCAATTGGATGCTGCCTCGGGAGCGAGGCATGGCCTCCGGTATATGGCTTTCCGCCATGACTCTGGGAGTAGTGGTTGGTGCTCCTCTTGCTGGACTGATCATTGAAAACATGGGCTGGCGAAGTGTCTTTTACATATTTGGTGCAGCCAGTCTGGTCCTTGTTGCTTTTACCGCTTACCTTATCACTTCTAAACCGGAAGAGCACCGTTGGATTAGCAAAACTGAATTGGACCTTATAAAGAGTCATAGTAATTCACCCAAGTCCGCTAAAGAACCCTTTTCTGCGATAATGAAGGAAATCTTGACTAATCCTACTACTTGGCTATTGGCCTTTATTTATTTTGGTCTCACTGCTCTCTATTGGGCCAACATGGGCTGGCTGCCAACCTATTTTGTTAAAGCCAGAGGTTCAAGTATTCTTGCTTCCGGCCTATACTCGGCTATACCAAATATCAGCGCCTCTTTAGGTGCGATCTTAGTCGGCATTATATCTGACCGTTTGCTTAAGGGCTGGCGTACACCTCTACTAATTGTTACTTCTCTTATAACGCTGCCGGCAACTGTCATTGCCGTTAATACGTCATCAATTCAATTATCTTTATTGGCTTTCAGCATTGCGGGCTTCTGTGACTTTGCGGCTATCGCTCTGATGTGGGCTATCCCGATGGAACTGGTACGCAAAGAACGAGTGGCGGCAAGCAGCGGATTCATGCTGGCATGGGGCTCTTTTGCCGGGGTCTTATCCCCAATTATTATGGGTGTTGTCCTTGATAAAACATCTAGCTTTAACAGTGCTTACTATATGTTTGCATCAGCGGCCTTGATGAGCGCAATATTAGCTATTCCGTTATATCTGAAAGAAAAGTCGGTAAGGAACGCAAGTTCCCGGGTCTCAGGTGTTTTAACCCAATAG
- a CDS encoding ATP-dependent acyl-CoA ligase has product MQYQNIREVLEKTVDRSPDKVYLLFEEQKITYSEMNRLINQTANMFLELGIHKGDRVALMMPNCPEFIYVWFGLVKIGASMVPINTFFRGKETAYILQHSEAKAVVATPEYWEIVQNAIETENIQISCRASVRGDFDGTIAYERVLPQFSGVLADISISVTDEAAILYTSGTTGNPKGCLESQEYYLVAGNRYSEHLSLTANDRILTPLPFFHMNPQILSTMGTLFVGGSLAMVDRFHPKSWWQELRAKEATHFHYLGVMPAMLMGMPEQSDDGDHRPWIGIGAGVPKTIHQPFEERFNVKLLEVFGMTETGLNFCCLPQPDRNVGTACFYKPFVEYEAMVVDDNDQGVPHGTVGEMVLRGSDPENRQRGFMSGYYKDLLATEKAWQNGWFHTGDYVQRDEEGRYYFVDRKKDIVRRSGENIAASEVEGAIHLHPAVMEVAVIPVPDPIREQEVKAYVVLKEEYSVDSEELLDDLIAWAVDNLAYFKVPRYWEFRESLPVTQTGKLQKQKLKSEKEDLTTGSFDRLKNRWVS; this is encoded by the coding sequence ATGCAATATCAGAACATCCGGGAAGTTTTGGAAAAGACCGTGGATCGCAGTCCGGACAAGGTGTATTTGCTGTTTGAAGAACAAAAAATAACCTATAGTGAAATGAACAGATTAATTAACCAGACTGCTAATATGTTTCTTGAATTAGGTATTCATAAAGGGGACCGGGTAGCCCTTATGATGCCGAATTGTCCAGAGTTTATTTACGTGTGGTTTGGCTTGGTTAAAATAGGAGCTTCGATGGTACCTATCAATACCTTTTTCCGGGGAAAGGAAACGGCCTACATCTTGCAGCATTCTGAAGCCAAAGCGGTGGTGGCCACACCGGAATACTGGGAAATCGTCCAAAACGCCATAGAAACTGAAAACATTCAGATTAGCTGTCGAGCGTCAGTTCGGGGGGATTTTGACGGCACTATAGCTTACGAACGGGTTCTGCCGCAATTTTCCGGTGTACTTGCCGATATATCGATTAGCGTCACCGATGAAGCGGCCATCTTATATACTTCCGGCACTACCGGCAACCCTAAAGGCTGCCTTGAGAGCCAGGAATATTATCTGGTGGCTGGTAACCGTTATTCTGAGCACTTGAGTCTCACTGCTAACGACCGCATCTTGACACCGTTACCGTTCTTTCATATGAATCCTCAGATCCTTTCTACCATGGGGACGTTGTTTGTTGGGGGCAGTCTGGCTATGGTTGATCGCTTCCATCCCAAAAGCTGGTGGCAGGAACTGCGGGCTAAGGAGGCAACTCATTTTCACTATCTAGGTGTAATGCCGGCGATGCTTATGGGTATGCCCGAGCAATCGGACGATGGAGATCATCGGCCCTGGATTGGCATCGGCGCCGGTGTGCCGAAAACAATTCACCAGCCCTTTGAAGAGCGGTTTAATGTAAAGCTTCTGGAGGTGTTTGGCATGACGGAAACCGGTTTAAATTTCTGTTGTCTGCCGCAGCCTGACCGAAACGTAGGCACGGCCTGTTTCTATAAGCCGTTCGTAGAGTATGAGGCAATGGTAGTAGATGATAACGATCAAGGGGTACCACATGGCACTGTAGGGGAGATGGTCCTGAGGGGCAGTGACCCGGAAAACCGGCAGCGGGGCTTTATGTCCGGCTACTACAAAGATCTGCTTGCTACTGAAAAGGCCTGGCAAAACGGCTGGTTCCATACCGGTGACTATGTGCAACGGGACGAAGAGGGCCGCTATTATTTCGTGGACCGTAAGAAAGATATAGTACGCCGTAGCGGTGAGAATATTGCAGCGTCTGAAGTGGAAGGGGCGATTCATCTTCACCCGGCCGTAATGGAGGTTGCGGTGATTCCGGTGCCGGATCCGATTAGAGAACAAGAAGTAAAAGCTTATGTTGTGTTAAAAGAGGAGTATTCGGTTGATTCCGAAGAACTGCTGGACGATTTAATAGCCTGGGCGGTAGACAACTTAGCCTACTTTAAGGTGCCCCGATACTGGGAGTTCCGTGAAAGTTTGCCTGTAACTCAGACTGGCAAACTTCAGAAACAGAAGTTAAAGTCGGAAAAAGAGGATTTAACCACTGGCTCTTTTGACCGTTTGAAAAACAGATGGGTAAGCTGA
- a CDS encoding acetoacetate--CoA ligase, whose translation MHNLLWSPSEKQVSEANITAFIRFINEKYGKIFNSYSELYDWSITDIPNFWAAMWEFGEIRFSKPYSQVVDNLDTMLEAKWFAGAKLNFAENLLRYRDDQTALIFKSEALEPMRITYAQLYDRVARLARSLRDMGIKTGDRVAGFMPNMIETVIAMLATASIGAIWSSCSPDFGIKGVLDRFGQIRPKVLFTANGYYYNGKAHDSLTRISGVLKDISSIQKVVVVTYTEEKPDISQVPDSVYFDDFISKESGLEIKFEQLPFDHPLYIMYSSGTTGIPKCIMHSAGGTLIQHLKELLLHTNLKREDKMFYFTTCGWMMWNWLVSSLAIGATVLLFDGSPFYPDSGTLFKLVQDEAITVFGTSAKYLAAVEKSGIKPGGEYGLGNLRAVLSTGSPLSIESFEFVYKDIKKDLQLSSISGGTDIISCFALGNPIGPVFAGELQCRGLGMRVEAFDLNGKPVLNRKGELVCTAPFPSQPIGFWDDPEQKKYKSAYFDVYDNVWRHGDYIEINDKTGGVVIYGRSDATLNPGGVRIGTAEIYRQVETLSEVLDSLVVGQNWDNDVRVVLFVKLAASVELTNELMKKIKTVIRVNTTPRHVPAKIISIKDIPYTISGKKVELAVGNLIHDQPVLNKDALANPEALEYYKDIPELRN comes from the coding sequence GTGCATAATTTGCTTTGGTCACCGTCTGAAAAACAGGTAAGCGAAGCCAACATAACTGCTTTTATTAGATTTATCAATGAGAAGTACGGAAAAATTTTTAATTCCTATAGCGAACTATATGACTGGTCAATTACTGACATCCCCAACTTCTGGGCCGCCATGTGGGAATTTGGTGAAATCAGGTTTTCTAAGCCTTATTCCCAGGTGGTGGATAACCTGGATACTATGTTGGAAGCTAAATGGTTTGCCGGGGCTAAGCTGAATTTTGCGGAAAACCTGCTGCGTTACCGGGATGATCAAACCGCTTTAATTTTTAAAAGCGAAGCTTTGGAACCTATGAGGATAACCTATGCCCAACTGTATGACCGTGTTGCCCGCCTGGCCCGCTCATTGCGGGATATGGGTATTAAGACCGGTGACCGGGTTGCGGGTTTTATGCCCAATATGATCGAAACGGTTATTGCCATGCTGGCCACTGCCAGTATTGGCGCCATCTGGTCGTCCTGCTCCCCTGATTTTGGTATCAAGGGAGTATTGGATCGTTTTGGCCAAATCAGACCCAAAGTTCTTTTTACCGCCAACGGTTATTATTATAACGGAAAAGCCCATGATTCACTGACCCGTATTTCCGGAGTTCTGAAAGACATCTCTTCCATTCAAAAAGTAGTGGTGGTCACTTACACTGAAGAAAAACCTGATATCAGCCAAGTTCCCGACTCGGTGTACTTTGACGACTTTATTTCTAAAGAATCCGGTCTGGAAATTAAGTTTGAACAACTGCCATTTGATCACCCGCTTTATATTATGTATTCCTCCGGGACAACCGGTATCCCCAAGTGTATCATGCACAGTGCCGGCGGCACTCTGATCCAGCACCTAAAAGAGCTGCTGCTGCACACCAACCTGAAAAGAGAGGATAAAATGTTCTACTTCACAACTTGCGGCTGGATGATGTGGAACTGGCTGGTAAGTTCCCTGGCAATTGGAGCCACTGTCCTGCTCTTTGACGGCTCGCCCTTTTACCCGGACTCAGGAACACTGTTTAAGCTTGTCCAGGACGAAGCAATTACCGTATTCGGGACCAGCGCAAAATATCTGGCCGCTGTTGAAAAGAGTGGTATTAAACCAGGCGGGGAATACGGCCTGGGCAACCTAAGGGCGGTTCTCTCAACAGGTTCCCCCCTTTCTATTGAGAGCTTTGAATTTGTTTACAAGGACATTAAGAAAGATTTACAGCTTTCTTCCATCTCCGGCGGCACGGACATTATTTCCTGTTTTGCACTGGGCAACCCAATCGGGCCGGTGTTCGCCGGTGAATTGCAATGCCGCGGTCTGGGCATGAGGGTGGAAGCATTTGACCTGAACGGCAAACCGGTTTTAAACCGAAAGGGTGAGTTGGTCTGCACTGCACCATTCCCCTCTCAGCCTATTGGTTTCTGGGATGACCCGGAACAAAAAAAATACAAGAGTGCGTACTTTGACGTATACGATAATGTGTGGCGCCATGGCGATTATATTGAAATCAATGATAAAACGGGTGGCGTGGTCATTTATGGCCGTTCCGACGCAACCCTCAACCCCGGAGGCGTCAGAATCGGTACCGCGGAAATCTACCGGCAAGTAGAAACTTTGTCCGAAGTGCTTGACAGCTTGGTGGTAGGGCAGAACTGGGACAACGATGTTAGGGTTGTCCTGTTCGTTAAGTTAGCCGCAAGCGTGGAGTTAACAAATGAACTGATGAAAAAAATCAAAACTGTTATCCGTGTAAACACTACACCCCGCCACGTTCCGGCTAAAATTATAAGCATTAAGGATATCCCATATACCATTAGCGGCAAGAAGGTGGAACTCGCGGTCGGAAATCTTATTCACGACCAACCCGTGCTGAATAAGGATGCTCTGGCCAATCCCGAGGCGCTTGAATATTACAAGGATATTCCCGAGCTGCGGAACTAA